ACCTCGGCGCGATTCCTCGCGAAGCCAGGTGCGCACCCCGCCGACGAGACGGCTGAAAAAATCAGCTATGCCCGAGAATCGTCACTTGCCGGCTCTCGAATCGCCATCCCGCGTCGATCTTGCGCAGCTTGTCAGTGTAGTAGCCGAGCGTACTCTGCTGCACCCGGCCATCCTTGCAATGGTAATACAGCAGATAGCAGCTTCCGGTTCCGCTCGCGCCGCTTAGCTCGAAGGTGTGATTCGTCACGACGTGCAGCACGCGCGCGCCGCCGAGCGATTCCTTGTACATCGCGGCGAACTTCCTGAGGCCATCGGTCCCAGCGTGACGCCCGAAACGCGGGCTCTCAAATGCTCCGTCCGCGGTAAAGCAATCGATCCATTCGTCGTAGCGGCCATTGTCGATCGTGAGGCAGTAGCGCGCGTGCAGCTCGCGGATTTCCTCGCGATCTTCCAAACTCCCGGAGATTCCCATCGCATTGACTCCTTGAATCCAGGCCTTCGAGCGGGTGGCCTTCAGATCACGTTCGCCTCTCGCAACCGCGCGACGTCGTCCCACGTGTAGCCGAGCATCTCGGTCAGCAGCAGTTCCGTATGCTCGCCGAGTTCCGGCGCATGTCCGCGCGGCTCGCCCGGCGTCACGCTTAGCTTCACCGGCATCCCGAGCAGCGTCATCTTGCCCGCCTGCGGATGCTCATAATCGACGACGTAGTTGTTCGCCCGCACTTGCGGATCGTCGGGCAGGTCCGAAACCGAATTGACAATGGTGTAAATGAAATCGCCGCCGCCCGCCTTCAGGACCTTCATCCATTCGTCGCGCGGCCGCGCCTTGAAAACTTCATCGAGGATCGCGATCAGCGCCGCCGAATTCTTGCCGCGAGTTTTGGTTTCGGCGAAGCGCGGGTCGATTTCAAGGTCCGGCCTGCCGATCGCCGCGCAGAAATCCTTCCAGTAGCGATCCGGCTGGAGCATCGCGAGCGAGAACCATTTTCCGTCGGCGCACTGATAATGGTTCCACAGCGGATTGTAAGCTTTCTCGCGCGTGCTGCGTGGAAATTCCTTGCCCATGATCGTGCGCGACACGACGTTCAGCCCCTGCAGCGCCATCATCGATCCCAGATGCGACGCATCGACTTCCTGGCCCACGCCGGTGCGCTCGCGCGCGAACAGCGCCGCGAGGATTCCGTATGCCAGCATCGTGGCGCCCATCTGGTCCGCAATTCCGCCCATTATGTAAAGCGGCGTCGTGCTGTCGATTCCGATCGTGTTCATGATTCCGGAGCGCGCCTGCCCGAGATAATCGAACGAAGGCTCGGCGCTGTCAGGACCTTCGGGCCCGTAACCCGACGCGCTCGCATAAATGATTCGCGGATTGTGCTTGCAGAGCTCCGCGTAGCCGAAGCCGAGCCGCTTCGCGACGCCCTTGCGAAAGTTCTGCACGAAGACGTCGCTCTTCGCGGCGAGCCGATAGACGATTTCGCACGCCTCGGGCTTCTTCAAATCGAGCGCGATACTTTGCTTGTGCTTGTTGTTCGCCTCGAAATAGTAATTGAGCCCGCTCCGGCCGGTGCCACTGCCTGAGATCGCGACGATACCGCGGCCCGGGTCGCCGCGTTCCCGCTCTTCGATCTTGATCACCTCGGCGCCAAGATCGGCGAGCATCTGCGTCGCCACGGGGCCCTGCTGCCAGATCGTCCAATCGATGATTCGAATGCCGTCAAGAGGTCCGCTCATGGCGTGTCTATACCACATCCGGCGTGAATCCGTCGCGCCCGCGACAATGGCGATTTGGCGCCCCTTGAGTTTGAGCGCACCACGACGCATCTATCTTGAGTGGCCGCGTTTTCGCTGTTCCTGAATTTTCTGTATCCGCCGCGATGCTTTGCGTGCGGGATGCGTTTCGGCGCGGCGGAAGAACGGCGTGTGTGCGACGCCTGCATCGCGCGCGTCGAGCGGATGCCGGAACCGCAATGCAACATATGCAGCGGGCCGCTCGAGTCCGTCGTCAGCGGTGAATCGCGATGCGCGCGATGCGCCGCGGTTCGTCCGCATTATCGCAAGGCTCGCACGATTGCGCGCTATCGCACCAGCGCCGAGGATCAGCCCGGCACTTTGCCTGCGCTGATTCGCCGCCACAAATACGGCCTCGACCAATCCGCCGGCCGCGCAATCGCGGAATATCTCGGCGATCGATTGCCCGTGTCATCGGCTGATTACGATCTGATCGTTTCAGTGCCGTTGCACTGGCGGCGTCTTTGGTGGCGCGGATTCAACCAGGCGACGCTGCTGGCCGAGGAAGTCGCACGGCGCTTGCAACTTCCACTCGACGCGGTTTCGTTTGCGCGCCGACGCTCTACCACGTCGCAGACCGCGCGCGACCACGACGAGCGCATCAGAAATGTCCGCCGCGCGTTTGTCGTGCTTTATCCCGAGCGCATCCGCGGACACCGCATCCTTCTGATCGACGACGTGATGACGACCGGCGCCACGGTGAACGAATGCGCGCGCACGCTCATCGCCGGAGGCGCTGTCAGCGTGGACGTGTTCACGCTCGCGCGCGTGCTATGAGCGAGCGGGAAAAATGGAATCAGCGCCATCGCGAACAGCCGATCGGGGCAGTCGAGCCGTTTCTGGTCGAGATGATTGCGCGGATTCCGCGCGGCGTCGCGCTCGACGTCGCCGCGGGCCGCGGCCGCAATTCACTTGCGATGGCGCGCGCCGGCATCCGCGTGATCGCAGTCGATTTTTCGGTCGAGGCGATGCGCACACTCGCCGCCGCGGCGCGCGCCGAGCATCTTGCAGTATGGCCGGTGGTTGCGAACTTGGATAACTTCTATATTCGCGCAGGATCGCTCGACGCGATCGTCAACGTGAACTTTCTCGAACGCAGACTGTTTCCGAATTTCGTTCGCGCACTTCGCCCCGGAGGTATTTTGATCGCCGACACTTTTCTCATCGATCAGGCGGAGATTGGGCATCCGCGAAATCCCGACTTTCTGCTGAATCACGGCGAATTGCCGGCACTCGTCGCGGGCCTTCAAGTCGAGGATTATCGCGAAGGACTGGTGACCTGTCCCGACGGAACGAAGGCGTATCGCGCATCGATCGTGGCGCGGCGGACGGAGCGAAGCTGATGCCGGCGCCGATGACGTACAAGGCAGCCGGCGTGGATATCGCGCTGAAGCAGAGCCTGATTCCGCTGTTCGGCTCGATCGCGAAGTCCACCGCCGGCGCGCACGTGCTCGGCGGGATCGGCGGATTCGGCGCGCTGGTTTCGCTCAATGGCGCGCGCAGGATGCGCTCGCCGGTGCTGGTCGCGGGCACCGACAGCGTCGGCACCAAGCTGCTGATCGCGTTCAAAGCGGGCCGTCACGACACCGTCGGGATCGATTGCGTCGCGATGTGCGTGAACGACATCGTCTGCCACGCCGCGCGCCCGATGTTTTTTCTCGACTACATCGGCGCGGGCAAGCTCGATAAAAAGATCGCGCTCGACATAGTTCGCGGGGTCGCGCGTGGATGCAACGAAGCCGGCATGAGCCTGGTCGGCGGCGAGACCGCGCAACTCAGTGGACTATACAAACCGGGCGAATACGATCTGGCGGGCTTCGCCGTCGGCATCGTCGATCGCGCGCGGATACCGCAGCCGGCGAAGGTGCGGGCGGGCGACGTGCTGATCGGGCTTGCGTCGAGCGGGCTTCATTCCAACGGCTTTTCGCTCGTGCGCCGCGTAATTTTCGATCGCGCCAAACTCAAGCTGAGCGCCAACGTTCCCGAACTCGGATGCACGCTCGGCGAGGAGTTGCTGCGCCCGACGTTGATCTATGCGCGCGTCGTGGTGGAATTGTTCGATCGATTCAAGATCAACGGCCTCGCCAACATCACCGGCGGCGGCGTGATCGAAAACGTGCCGCGCGTGATGCCATCAAACGCGCATGCGGTATTCCGCCGCGGCAGTTGGCCAACGCCGCCGATCTTCGAGCTGATCCAGCGGCTCGGCAAAATCAGCCGCGATGAAATGGATCGGACGTTCAACAACGGCCTCGGCATGGTTGCGATCGCGCCGCCGCGCGAGGCCGATCGCGTGCTCGCACATTTGAAGCGGCGGGGTTTCGCGGGCTTCGTGGTCGGCGAAGTGCGCACCGGCAAGCGCGGAGTTTCGATTATTTGAACGCGGAGCAATGACCGCGAGCGGCAAAATGGATCGTCCACCCGTCAAACTCGGCGTAATGATTTCCGGCTCCGGCACCAACCTGCAAGCGATCATCGATGCGATCCTGCGCGGCGATCTCAAAGCCGAAATCAGGCTCGTGATTTCGAATCGCGCCGACGCGCAAGGCCTCGAACGCGCGCGCCGCCACGGAATCCAGACGCAAGTGATCGAACATCGCAAATTCCCCACGCGCGAGGATTTTGACCGCGCAGTGCTCGCGACGCTGAACCAGCGCTCGGTCGAACTCGTCATCTGCGCCGGCTTCATGCGACTCTTTTCGGCGGTGATGCTGGACGCGTTCCCGGGCCGCATCATGAATATCCACCCCGGCTTGTCGCCCGCATTTCCCGGTATCCACGCGCAGCGCGACGCGCTCGAGCTCGGGGTGAAGATCGCGGGATGCACCGTGTTCTTCGTCACCGCCGGCGTCGACGTGGGTCCGATAATTCTGCAAGCCGCGGTGCCGGTGCTGCCGGGCGACGACGAAAGCCGGCTGGCCGCGCGCATCCTGCAGCAGGAGCATCGGATTTTACCGCACGCGATTCGCCTGTTCCAGCAAGGCCGGCTCGAGATCGAGGGCCGGCGCGTGATCGTGAAAGGCGAGCCGGGCGGCACTCACCCGCCGCCGCTGATCAATCCGCCGATCGATTGAAGTGCTTCGATCGCAGGTGGCAAAACTTTCGGTCATCGTGCCGATGCTCAACGAGGCGAGCACGATTGCGCGCGCACTTGCCGCACTTCGGCGCGGCGCTGCGAATGCGGAAATCATCGTTGTCGATGGAGGCAGCGGCGACGCGAGCGTCGCCGCGGCGCGGGCTATCGCCGACACGGTGATCGCGAGTCCGCGCGGGCGTGCTCGCCAGATGAATGCCGGCGCGCGCGTATCAACCGGCGCCGCGCTGACATTCGTGCACGCCGATACGATCGTGCCGACGACCTTCGCCGCGGATATCGATGAGGCCCTGTCGAATCCCGCGATCGTCGGCGGCCGCTTCGACGTTCAACTCGACTCCAACGCCCTCGCGCTGCGCTTAATCGGCGCGATGATCAGCATCCGCTCGCGAATCAGCCGCACCGGCACCGGCGATCAAGCGATCTTCGTGCGGCGCGAGGTCTTCGATCGTATCGGCGGATTCCCCGATCTCGAACTGTGCGAGGATTTGGATTTCACGCGGCGCATGAAACGCGCGGGCGGCGTCGCCTGCCTGCGCTCGCGCGTGATCACGTCGTCGCGGCGATGGACCCACGACGGAATTGCGCGGACCGTGCTCCGGATGTGGTCGATACGCGCGCTCTACCTGCTCGGCGTTTCACCGGCGCGCCTCAGCCGGCACTATGTCGACGTCCGCTGAATCGGCGAGCGCTTCTGGACACGTTCGCCGCGTGATAGAAGAATGCAAACTGGGAGTGCTAACAGCGTGGCCAAAGTCGAAGTCTATACAACCAGCTATTGTCCGTTCTGCACGCGCGCCAAGAGCCTGCTCACCCGCAAAGGCGTGGCGTTCGATGAAATCGACGTGAGCAATGATGATGCGCTGCGCGCGAGGATGATCGAGATGGCGGGCGGACGGCGCACCGTGCCAGAGATTTTTATCAACGGCAAGATTATCGGCGGCTTCGACGAGCTGAAGGCGCTCGACCTCGAGGGCAAGCTCGACGAATTACTGGCCGCTCCGGCGTAGAGGATCCCGGCGCTCAGGATTTCGGCCAGCATCGGCAATCGAAAATAGAAACGGGCAGTCCCGCCGATGCGGGATTGCCCGTACCATCTCGTGCCTAAACTCGTCGAATCAGTTGCCGCTTGGCGATGCGACCATGCCGTCGTTCATCTTGTGCAGCGCGGCGCGATCGACCGACGACTCGTACTGAATCGCCTCGCCGGTGACCTTGACCTGCGCGCCGTCGGCGGAAATCTCCTGGTTCTCCTTCACGACCGCATCGACCGTGTCGGGCCATTTCTCGAAGGCCGCCTTCTTCAGACGTTCCTTGATTTTCGCCCCATCGATCGCGTCGGGCGAGAACGGCTCGGTATAATCCACATTGCCGAGAACCGTGTACGGCTTGCCCGGCGCGGGCGTTTCCGTCGTCACCCAGATGTGCGCGAAATCGACGCGATGAGTGAATTCCTGCTTCTTCTGTTCGCGCTCGGCCTGCTGCTGCTGAATCGCGCCGCATGCGGACAGCGCCAGCGTCATTGAAACCGCGATCGATGCCGTAAATAACTTCGATGCTCGCATTTTGTTCCCCGTCGTTTTTCCCCAGTCTCTATTGTTCATTATAGCCCCACCACATCGAATGTCTAATAGTCCGGGCGAGGGTTCAACATACCCTTATTTCATCGAATGGCCTTGTTCGGCAAGCCAGAGCGACGGCCCGCGGCGGCCCGCATCTGTCCGATCGGCGCGGTGACCGGTAGTATTCCGGCGTGACCAGATTTGCGACCTGCTTCATCCTGATATTCGGCGAACTCGCGTGGGGCGGAATGTTCGCGCTCGCGATTCCGCCTTTTTCCAAGGTCGAGCGGGGATTCTACAAATCGAGCGCCTCGGTTTTTCTTTCCTCGGGACTGATCGCGGCAATCGGGCTCGCGTGGCTCGCGATCCGCGGCGGCGCAGCCGACGGTCCCGGCGCGACTGCGCTCTGGATCGCCGCCGCACTGTGGACGTTATGGATCGTCGTTACCTCAGTCTATCTGTACACGCTGTGGAGCGACGATGGCGCGCTGCGTGCGCGCGCCTACACGCTCGCGCTCGCGACCGGGATGCTCGCGGTCGTCGCCAACATCCTGCTGCTGAAACCGCGCGGCTTCGGCATCGTCGCGGACGTCGCCTACGGGCTCACCGCGATCACCTCGTCGCTCGCGCTCGGCCTGGTGAGCGGCGCGATGCTCTTCGGCCACTGGTACCTCATCGATCTGGAGATGCCGGTGGACTATCTGCGCAGTTTCGTCCGGGTGCTCGGCGTGGTGCTGATTGCCGACGTAATCGCGCTGGGACTCGCAATCGCGCTGATGGCGATACCCGGAATCGCGGGCAGTGGCGCGCCGGTCGCGGCGCTGTGGGAATCGCACGCGGGGCTGCTCGCGACGCGGATGATCCTCGGACCAATCACGACGATCGTGCTGATTCTGATGTGCTGGCAGACGCTGAAAATCCCGCAGACGATGGCGGCGACGGGGCTGCTTTACATCGCACTGATGTCGGTGATCGTCGGCGAGATGCTCGGCCGCTTCATCCTGTTCCGCACCGCGATCCCGCTCTGATCGCCTCCCCTTCGGCCTTAACGCAAGGTCCTGAAGAAAGCGCGGATGTCATCGACCAGTGCTTGCGGTTCCTCCATGTGAGCGAAATGGCCGCCGCTTTTGAATCGGGTCCAGCGCTTGAGGTTGTAGTAACCTTCGGCCCACTTATGCGGCATCAGGACAACCTCCTTCGGCAGAACAGCTATCGCGGTTGGGGCTTCGATAACCGGTTTGCGATCGTGTGACGGATGCCATTGCTGGTGAACCGCCTCATAATAGAAGCGCGCGGAGGTCCCGTAGCTTTCAGTAACCCAGTAAAGGGTCATCGCGGTAAGTAGCTCGTCCTTGGTGAAGCGCTTCTCGACGTCGCCGCCGCAGTCACTCCATGAGCGGCGTTTCTCCAGAATCCAGGCGCAAAGACCCGCTGGAGAGTCATTTAAGCCGTAAGCAAGAGTTTGTGGCCGGGTAGTTTGAATCGCCGAGTATCCGCTACCGTCCACCAAAAAGCGCGTCGACTGCTCGTACCAGCCTTGCTCATCGGGACCGTAGTCGGCAGCCGCCGGGAACTTGGCGCCCCACAAATTCAAATCGATCGCCATGTTCATGTGCACGCCGATCAGCTTGTCCGCATGCTTGTGTCCTAGCTGATGAGTAATGATCGATCCCCAGTCGCCGCCTTGCGCAGCAAACTTGCCATAGCCAAGCACGTCCTGCATCAAGGTGACCCAAAGGTCAGCGGTGCGCCAGTAGTTGATTCCCGGCTTGGTCAAAGGCGTCGAAAAGCCGTAGCCAGGCAACGATGGCACGACCACATCGAAAGCGTCGCGCGGGTCGCCGCCATAGGAGCCCGGATCGGCGAGCGGCCGAATCACCTTGTTGATGTCCCAGAACGTCCATGGCCATCCATGCGTAACTATTAGCGGTATCGGCTTGGGGCCTTTGCCGCGCTCATGGATGAAATGAATCGGAACGCCTTCGATTTCGGTCTTGTAGTGACTAAAGGAGTTGATTTGCTTTTCGATTTTTCGCCAGTCGAAGTCCTTGATCCAGTAATTGACCAACTCGCGGAGATACTCGAGGTTGGTGCCGTAGCGCCAATCGTCGTTGGCGAAGTCGCGCGGCCATCGCGTGCGTTTCAGCCGTTCGCGGAGATCGTCCAGAACTTCATCGGGGACGTGGATGCGGAATTCTTCCTTGGCCATGGTTGATCGCTCCTGGTCAGATGCGTCGCGGGCGAGCCTCTACCTAGCACGGCGGCGCTGAAAGGTCGAAGGCCGCGCCAGGCGTGAAGCGGGAGAGCTGTTGCAACCGCGAATCGGCGCCTATTTCAAGAAATCGATCACGTGGCGCGTAACCATTTCGCGCTGCTCGACTTGAGGCATGTGGCCGGCGTTCTCGATCAACTGCACTCGCGAGTTACCGATCCGCGAGGCAAATTCTTCCGCATAGACTGGAGGCGTGAGCTTGTCCTGCGCGCCCCAGATGATCAGAGTCGGCGCCTTGATGCGGCGCAGCCTCCGCGCAAGGCCCCTTTCAGGAATCGGATGAATGAAGTGCGACGTGCTCGCCAGCGCGCCGAAGCGACGCAGGATAGCTTCACGAAGCTCGTCCGAATTCTCGGGCATCGCAAGCTTGGCCTTCACCTCAGGCTTGGCCGGATCATTGAACAACAGCGCCACCTGCTTTTCAGGCGAAGCGAGCAGGTGGTCTTCCACCGGTATGTCGTCGCGCCATAGGCCTAGCGCGTCGATAAGAACCAGCTTGCCAACTCGATGCGGAAAAGTCGCCGCATACTCGGCTGCCACCATCCCGCCGAATGAATGCCCTACCAGGTCCACCCGCTCGAGACCTAGCTGGTCGAACAGGTCATCGTAGTAGAGCACCAGGTCCGAGAAGTTATCCATGTACTGCAGGTCGTCGATGTCTTCGGCGCCGGCGTGGGCGGGCGCGTAAACCCGTCGCCGAGTCGCGAGATCGTCGAGGAAGCCGTCCCACTCCTGGCCGAAGGGTCCATGAAGATAGACGACCGGCGACCCCTTGCCATCGATCAGAACGGGATTCGGCACGAAGCCGCCGGGAAGATTGATGCTTTGTGAAATTGCCGCGCTCATGCCATCACCTTTTCCCGCGCTGGTTTGCGAATCTGGTTGCGCGTCGCACCTTGAGGCCACCATCGATCGGCATAGCCTTCCTTGTCCCAGATGCCCTGAATCTTCGGCAGCACCTTTTCCGCAAACAGGCGGGTGCTGTATTCGGTGAGTTCCTTGTCCATCGACTGAATCTGCAGGATGACCATCAGGTGACCGACCCGGATGTTTCGCACAGCCTCTTCCAGTTGATGCGCCACCGTCGCTGGGCTTCCTCCAATCACCATCTTGGAGTCATCGACCAGTTCCTTCCAGGTAGCTTCATGCGGCTTGAAGTTGATCTGGAAAGGCCCTATTCCCTTGTTGTTCTTCAACTGGATGGACAGGCTCTTCCTGCTCATGTAGCCCGGCACTGCGGCAAGGTGGGGTGGAATGTAGAGCGACTTGGAGTAGA
This is a stretch of genomic DNA from Candidatus Binatus sp.. It encodes these proteins:
- a CDS encoding nuclear transport factor 2 family protein, translated to MGISGSLEDREEIRELHARYCLTIDNGRYDEWIDCFTADGAFESPRFGRHAGTDGLRKFAAMYKESLGGARVLHVVTNHTFELSGASGTGSCYLLYYHCKDGRVQQSTLGYYTDKLRKIDAGWRFESRQVTILGHS
- a CDS encoding CaiB/BaiF CoA-transferase family protein, producing MSGPLDGIRIIDWTIWQQGPVATQMLADLGAEVIKIEERERGDPGRGIVAISGSGTGRSGLNYYFEANNKHKQSIALDLKKPEACEIVYRLAAKSDVFVQNFRKGVAKRLGFGYAELCKHNPRIIYASASGYGPEGPDSAEPSFDYLGQARSGIMNTIGIDSTTPLYIMGGIADQMGATMLAYGILAALFARERTGVGQEVDASHLGSMMALQGLNVVSRTIMGKEFPRSTREKAYNPLWNHYQCADGKWFSLAMLQPDRYWKDFCAAIGRPDLEIDPRFAETKTRGKNSAALIAILDEVFKARPRDEWMKVLKAGGGDFIYTIVNSVSDLPDDPQVRANNYVVDYEHPQAGKMTLLGMPVKLSVTPGEPRGHAPELGEHTELLLTEMLGYTWDDVARLREANVI
- a CDS encoding ComF family protein, producing MAAFSLFLNFLYPPRCFACGMRFGAAEERRVCDACIARVERMPEPQCNICSGPLESVVSGESRCARCAAVRPHYRKARTIARYRTSAEDQPGTLPALIRRHKYGLDQSAGRAIAEYLGDRLPVSSADYDLIVSVPLHWRRLWWRGFNQATLLAEEVARRLQLPLDAVSFARRRSTTSQTARDHDERIRNVRRAFVVLYPERIRGHRILLIDDVMTTGATVNECARTLIAGGAVSVDVFTLARVL
- a CDS encoding bifunctional 2-polyprenyl-6-hydroxyphenol methylase/3-demethylubiquinol 3-O-methyltransferase UbiG; amino-acid sequence: MSEREKWNQRHREQPIGAVEPFLVEMIARIPRGVALDVAAGRGRNSLAMARAGIRVIAVDFSVEAMRTLAAAARAEHLAVWPVVANLDNFYIRAGSLDAIVNVNFLERRLFPNFVRALRPGGILIADTFLIDQAEIGHPRNPDFLLNHGELPALVAGLQVEDYREGLVTCPDGTKAYRASIVARRTERS
- the purM gene encoding phosphoribosylformylglycinamidine cyclo-ligase, giving the protein MPAPMTYKAAGVDIALKQSLIPLFGSIAKSTAGAHVLGGIGGFGALVSLNGARRMRSPVLVAGTDSVGTKLLIAFKAGRHDTVGIDCVAMCVNDIVCHAARPMFFLDYIGAGKLDKKIALDIVRGVARGCNEAGMSLVGGETAQLSGLYKPGEYDLAGFAVGIVDRARIPQPAKVRAGDVLIGLASSGLHSNGFSLVRRVIFDRAKLKLSANVPELGCTLGEELLRPTLIYARVVVELFDRFKINGLANITGGGVIENVPRVMPSNAHAVFRRGSWPTPPIFELIQRLGKISRDEMDRTFNNGLGMVAIAPPREADRVLAHLKRRGFAGFVVGEVRTGKRGVSII
- the purN gene encoding phosphoribosylglycinamide formyltransferase, with the protein product MDRPPVKLGVMISGSGTNLQAIIDAILRGDLKAEIRLVISNRADAQGLERARRHGIQTQVIEHRKFPTREDFDRAVLATLNQRSVELVICAGFMRLFSAVMLDAFPGRIMNIHPGLSPAFPGIHAQRDALELGVKIAGCTVFFVTAGVDVGPIILQAAVPVLPGDDESRLAARILQQEHRILPHAIRLFQQGRLEIEGRRVIVKGEPGGTHPPPLINPPID
- a CDS encoding TIGR04283 family arsenosugar biosynthesis glycosyltransferase, with the translated sequence MAKLSVIVPMLNEASTIARALAALRRGAANAEIIVVDGGSGDASVAAARAIADTVIASPRGRARQMNAGARVSTGAALTFVHADTIVPTTFAADIDEALSNPAIVGGRFDVQLDSNALALRLIGAMISIRSRISRTGTGDQAIFVRREVFDRIGGFPDLELCEDLDFTRRMKRAGGVACLRSRVITSSRRWTHDGIARTVLRMWSIRALYLLGVSPARLSRHYVDVR
- the grxC gene encoding glutaredoxin 3, with translation MAKVEVYTTSYCPFCTRAKSLLTRKGVAFDEIDVSNDDALRARMIEMAGGRRTVPEIFINGKIIGGFDELKALDLEGKLDELLAAPA
- a CDS encoding epoxide hydrolase family protein, giving the protein MAKEEFRIHVPDEVLDDLRERLKRTRWPRDFANDDWRYGTNLEYLRELVNYWIKDFDWRKIEKQINSFSHYKTEIEGVPIHFIHERGKGPKPIPLIVTHGWPWTFWDINKVIRPLADPGSYGGDPRDAFDVVVPSLPGYGFSTPLTKPGINYWRTADLWVTLMQDVLGYGKFAAQGGDWGSIITHQLGHKHADKLIGVHMNMAIDLNLWGAKFPAAADYGPDEQGWYEQSTRFLVDGSGYSAIQTTRPQTLAYGLNDSPAGLCAWILEKRRSWSDCGGDVEKRFTKDELLTAMTLYWVTESYGTSARFYYEAVHQQWHPSHDRKPVIEAPTAIAVLPKEVVLMPHKWAEGYYNLKRWTRFKSGGHFAHMEEPQALVDDIRAFFRTLR
- a CDS encoding alpha/beta fold hydrolase, translating into MSAAISQSINLPGGFVPNPVLIDGKGSPVVYLHGPFGQEWDGFLDDLATRRRVYAPAHAGAEDIDDLQYMDNFSDLVLYYDDLFDQLGLERVDLVGHSFGGMVAAEYAATFPHRVGKLVLIDALGLWRDDIPVEDHLLASPEKQVALLFNDPAKPEVKAKLAMPENSDELREAILRRFGALASTSHFIHPIPERGLARRLRRIKAPTLIIWGAQDKLTPPVYAEEFASRIGNSRVQLIENAGHMPQVEQREMVTRHVIDFLK